Proteins from one Entomospira culicis genomic window:
- a CDS encoding DUF188 domain-containing protein: MRVFIDGDSFVKQAREVVIRSALKGRICAHFVANHPISLPKHHKNIFFYQVEAGADKADDFLVEHAQVHDLVLTRDIILASRLLAKGVAVLNDRGYQFNDDEIKVKLSERDHMLKAREAGLYVPPKESLYAKKDGQNFANAFYRVLEEKKGLRESIECVMIKKC, translated from the coding sequence GTGCGCGTCTTTATTGATGGTGACTCGTTCGTTAAGCAGGCGCGCGAGGTGGTGATTCGTAGCGCACTCAAAGGGCGAATCTGTGCACACTTTGTGGCAAATCATCCTATTTCGTTGCCCAAGCACCATAAAAATATCTTCTTTTATCAGGTAGAAGCTGGCGCGGATAAGGCGGATGACTTTTTAGTAGAACATGCGCAAGTGCACGACTTGGTTTTAACGCGTGATATTATCTTGGCGAGCCGATTGTTAGCCAAGGGGGTGGCGGTGCTTAACGATCGCGGATATCAATTTAATGATGACGAAATCAAGGTTAAATTAAGCGAACGCGATCATATGCTAAAAGCGCGTGAGGCTGGTCTCTATGTTCCGCCCAAAGAGAGTCTGTATGCCAAAAAAGATGGTCAAAATTTTGCCAATGCCTTTTATCGTGTGCTAGAAGAAAAAAAGGGCTTGCGAGAATCGATAGAGTGTGTTATGATTAAGAAGTGTTAA
- a CDS encoding NYN domain-containing protein, translating into MNKEMPHGVAILWDIENITPPNNDTLLMEGIGEFAEGFGRVAVSFAYADWSIPKFAKLSRSLSERQFKLTHTPHKGGNGGKGKNSADMALVSDAMELLQFYGHINVFIVVTGDSDFRPLLQTMRKNGKMIHVIYDMKRAPQDLLALADGFTDYRELLASKDDDDEDEEVAVSKVKESREYWFQQLAEAADMLKNQGKSTPFSAVKIQMKMLNREFNESDLGFKRFSHFVMAAGSAGFITIQRSESGSREVVSRNNGNTRGNSAPGSLQAALIALDEELIKLDELKENSEHDGWHGYNHLGILLSNRGVNLQELGFSKLKKFIQNAEVRGIVETKISEDGYPFVRRVRQETK; encoded by the coding sequence ATGAATAAAGAGATGCCTCATGGTGTAGCTATTTTGTGGGATATTGAGAATATCACCCCACCCAATAACGATACCTTATTGATGGAAGGGATCGGCGAATTTGCCGAAGGATTTGGTCGGGTAGCAGTGAGCTTTGCCTATGCTGATTGGTCGATTCCCAAGTTTGCTAAGCTAAGCCGTAGCCTTAGCGAACGTCAATTTAAGCTTACGCACACGCCTCACAAGGGGGGCAATGGGGGTAAGGGAAAGAATTCGGCCGATATGGCGCTAGTGAGCGACGCGATGGAGTTGCTTCAATTTTATGGACATATCAATGTCTTTATTGTGGTAACCGGCGATAGCGACTTTCGTCCGCTCCTGCAAACCATGCGTAAAAATGGTAAGATGATCCATGTCATTTACGATATGAAGCGCGCCCCTCAAGATCTCCTTGCCCTTGCCGACGGCTTTACCGACTATCGCGAACTCTTGGCTAGCAAAGACGATGATGATGAGGACGAGGAAGTTGCCGTATCCAAGGTAAAAGAGAGCAGAGAGTATTGGTTTCAACAGTTGGCCGAGGCTGCTGATATGTTGAAGAATCAGGGCAAGAGTACGCCTTTTAGTGCAGTAAAGATCCAGATGAAGATGCTCAATCGCGAATTTAACGAGAGCGATTTGGGCTTTAAACGCTTTAGCCATTTTGTCATGGCCGCAGGATCTGCTGGATTTATCACCATTCAACGCTCCGAGAGCGGCTCACGCGAGGTGGTCTCCCGTAACAATGGTAATACGCGTGGAAATAGCGCCCCAGGATCGTTACAGGCAGCGCTAATTGCACTAGATGAAGAGCTTATCAAGCTAGATGAACTCAAGGAAAATAGTGAGCACGACGGCTGGCATGGCTATAATCACTTGGGCATTCTCTTGTCAAACCGAGGCGTTAATTTACAGGAGCTAGGCTTCTCTAAATTGAAGAAGTTTATTCAGAACGCCGAAGTACGTGGCATCGTGGAGACGAAGATTAGTGAGGACGGTTATCCTTTTGTGCGTCGAGTGCGTCAAGAGACCAAGTAA
- a CDS encoding TraR/DksA family transcriptional regulator, translated as MNDFTERMREVLLAQRAKLTGNWELEHERFDEMIHQHDGGDSMDEVSTTNDKKILEQLGATMLMGVQKIDAALARMENGTYGVCVKCAKMIDKERLEAIPEAAMCIDCQRAITSHH; from the coding sequence ATGAATGACTTTACAGAACGCATGCGAGAGGTGTTGCTAGCCCAGCGGGCTAAGCTCACGGGCAATTGGGAGTTGGAGCACGAACGTTTTGATGAGATGATTCATCAACACGACGGTGGCGATAGCATGGACGAAGTCTCCACCACCAATGACAAAAAGATCCTAGAGCAACTGGGTGCGACCATGTTAATGGGCGTGCAAAAGATAGATGCGGCTCTAGCGAGAATGGAAAATGGCACGTATGGCGTCTGTGTTAAGTGCGCCAAGATGATCGATAAAGAGCGCCTAGAGGCAATCCCTGAGGCGGCTATGTGCATCGATTGCCAGCGAGCTATCACATCGCATCACTAA
- a CDS encoding polynucleotide adenylyltransferase PcnB, whose amino-acid sequence MLARYSKSSKGKLVKLADVYVKEEHGIDARSVDKDAYAICRQLIHAGAQAYIVGGAIRDILLGREPKDWDIVTNEHPARIRKIFKRSRIIGKRFKLVHVTTNSGALFEVATFRSRNGDDGEELFGTLEEDAFRRDFTLNALYYDVMEEQIIDFHGGYRHLQNRMIEPVVPLKITFVEDPVRMIRAIKSAKTSQSKLSPALAKAIKKQAPLLAKSSSSRLSEELLKVVVLAECADFLATCYEMKLLAYWIPAYHAYIQRLGKAEQAKLWAHITQPDLPRGKRFKSISIRHQTMYGMIYPYVKALGTLSSLEGEAIVLLLKEILFPVVLPNKDLFMVIKMMAAKEGLPSNFFKEQDYLQRRRNKRT is encoded by the coding sequence GTGTTAGCACGGTATAGCAAGAGTAGTAAAGGCAAGTTGGTTAAGCTGGCTGATGTCTATGTAAAGGAAGAGCATGGAATTGATGCGCGTAGTGTAGATAAAGATGCCTATGCGATTTGTCGGCAGTTGATTCATGCTGGTGCGCAGGCCTACATTGTGGGGGGGGCGATTCGTGATATCCTATTGGGCAGAGAGCCTAAGGATTGGGATATTGTTACCAACGAGCACCCTGCAAGGATTCGCAAGATCTTTAAGCGATCGCGCATTATTGGTAAGCGCTTTAAGCTGGTGCATGTAACAACAAACTCCGGCGCGCTCTTTGAGGTGGCAACGTTTCGATCGCGTAATGGTGATGATGGCGAAGAGCTCTTTGGCACGCTCGAAGAAGATGCCTTTCGGCGCGACTTTACGCTTAATGCGCTCTATTACGACGTGATGGAAGAGCAGATTATCGACTTTCACGGGGGCTATCGCCATCTACAAAATCGCATGATTGAGCCAGTTGTTCCCCTCAAGATCACTTTTGTTGAAGATCCTGTGCGCATGATCCGTGCGATTAAATCGGCAAAAACCTCCCAAAGCAAACTATCTCCCGCCCTTGCCAAAGCGATCAAAAAACAAGCGCCGTTACTCGCAAAGAGCTCCTCTTCGCGTCTCAGTGAAGAACTTCTCAAGGTGGTGGTGCTCGCCGAGTGTGCCGACTTCTTAGCCACTTGCTACGAAATGAAGCTTCTTGCCTACTGGATTCCCGCTTATCATGCCTATATTCAGCGTCTTGGTAAGGCCGAGCAAGCGAAGCTTTGGGCACATATCACCCAGCCCGATCTCCCTAGGGGCAAGCGCTTTAAGAGTATCTCGATCCGCCATCAAACGATGTATGGCATGATCTATCCGTATGTCAAGGCGCTAGGTACGCTCTCCTCGCTAGAGGGTGAGGCGATTGTCTTGCTCCTAAAAGAGATTCTCTTTCCGGTTGTGCTTCCGAATAAAGACCTCTTTATGGTGATTAAGATGATGGCCGCCAAAGAGGGGCTACCGAGCAACTTCTTTAAAGAGCAGGATTATCTTCAACGTCGACGTAATAAACGCACGTGA
- a CDS encoding VWA domain-containing protein: protein MMKLSTLPKFLSLSLFFSGFLLLLSAQELSTVRILRPEDIKIFRLDPSKDGFDLFVRKRDGVESIMLTDSTVDLQGLYDNFALRAYDPDPTYANEHRNLGDRTIALSDGSYFLVTSTAQVFKPLGDDEWFHLFVPSAVVFGYPRPGSREGQMEFIDDFWLNIRTFTAPNATYNTALPDRGFRDNPYHIRFQKVAPKTDSITPLSQLAKQTGGTFHTNLEKGEDFIATLEQIFAAIPATGTTKVVFAIDTTVSMKQVMPYVQREFLPTLIQELQQKPIQIGFVLYRDYEDARKGAYLTKILGTGFTRDAKVIEQHIKSITVGGGHDIPEAVYEAIERAVQDFDWSGAQNRIIIQIGDAPPHPTPKSRQIRTPEGKFITIFGPTQEQTIAMAKAKGITLITYLLPTNADYH, encoded by the coding sequence ATGATGAAATTATCTACCTTGCCAAAATTTCTCAGCCTCTCTCTCTTTTTTAGTGGATTCCTTCTCTTGCTCTCGGCACAAGAGCTCTCAACGGTGCGTATTCTCAGGCCAGAGGACATCAAAATTTTTCGGCTAGACCCAAGCAAAGATGGCTTTGATCTCTTTGTGCGAAAAAGAGATGGCGTAGAGTCGATCATGCTCACCGACTCCACCGTCGACCTGCAAGGCCTCTACGATAACTTTGCCCTACGCGCCTACGACCCCGACCCCACCTATGCAAATGAGCATCGCAACCTAGGCGATCGTACCATCGCTCTCTCCGACGGAAGCTACTTTCTGGTTACCTCTACCGCGCAAGTCTTTAAGCCCCTTGGCGATGACGAATGGTTTCACCTCTTTGTGCCCAGCGCCGTGGTCTTTGGCTATCCACGCCCCGGCAGTAGAGAGGGGCAGATGGAATTTATCGACGACTTTTGGCTCAACATCCGCACCTTTACCGCGCCCAACGCCACCTATAACACCGCCCTCCCCGATCGTGGCTTTCGTGATAACCCCTACCATATCCGCTTCCAAAAAGTCGCGCCCAAAACCGATTCCATCACACCCCTTAGCCAACTCGCCAAGCAAACAGGGGGAACCTTCCATACCAATCTCGAAAAAGGGGAAGATTTCATCGCTACGCTAGAGCAGATCTTCGCAGCTATCCCCGCCACTGGCACGACCAAAGTCGTCTTTGCCATCGACACCACCGTGAGTATGAAACAAGTGATGCCCTACGTGCAAAGAGAATTTCTGCCCACGCTCATTCAAGAACTACAACAAAAACCGATCCAGATCGGCTTTGTCCTCTACCGCGACTACGAAGATGCGCGCAAAGGGGCGTATCTTACCAAGATTTTGGGGACAGGCTTTACCCGCGATGCCAAGGTGATTGAACAGCACATCAAGAGCATTACGGTAGGCGGTGGACACGATATTCCCGAGGCAGTGTACGAGGCAATTGAGCGCGCGGTGCAAGATTTCGACTGGAGCGGTGCGCAAAATCGAATCATCATCCAAATTGGCGACGCGCCTCCCCACCCCACGCCCAAGAGTCGCCAAATACGCACGCCCGAAGGGAAATTCATCACCATTTTTGGCCCCACCCAAGAGCAAACTATCGCCATGGCAAAGGCAAAAGGCATCACGCTTATCACCTACCTGCTACCCACCAACGCCGACTATCACTAA
- a CDS encoding UvrD-helicase domain-containing protein has product MSKNSYVDLDLTQPAALNASAGTGKTYSLIRLALLYLLKKDNPPTIQQILLVTFTNKATAELRHRLRELLKGLLHPSDETELKQFCEEHRAFLEREDYHIENDRPEIRECLERAYANLDEAPIYTIHSFCQYLLRAYPFESRQNFHFALVNNQAILEQLLYDFFRQQEQAINPRIHLAYRCYTRSYKFFKNDLEKLLLEKSERYEDSPLIQALKEELRTNLIHPDPDERNRVWEIYQAYQQGNHELNAIVEALRATAIPPTEEDNKVLWQELKRIDPRDLYALMDILAQIPPKSKGDFTTLIDQLAKLNLYHLENGKKSKIPFFNAMKATLLAEIVDFIQKKHPQQRQEQAQLRFNDLIDDVYQLLAHEQANESFVSAIRRNFRVALIDEFQDTDHKQWAIFKRLFSPSPNPNDPTDHTYLLIGDPKQSIYRFRGANLQTYLTAMQSVPQDNICTLANNYRSNAQVIKAINQLFAPLFCEQDYASVNAENKEALMLMKNDKPCTAGITLLTPTLAAEAKPIGSKESIRATAQELLVQQIHTLLDPANGYELYNPKTQKSRKLEPSDIACLTETHKEGSDLKEALYRLNIHAVNISNQSLFASQEFLFLQLFLQALIALHAKGTAVNEFFYHHFLHTFRQKHPQDGYARLVGKLETAKALLQKHSILRAFDQILTKCDIMRSQLAQPYDGERFFINIRHLEDLLIDIGRSTALTNPTAILHALQAMIDKAEAQDESNNEKTLRLEHDENALQILTAHKAKGLEFPIVFSLVGITNLNEIKSKPSLAYMDEQGKQGYRYGIDATFVQMHTQQELDEKKRLFYVACTRAQSHLYLPYLFVKDPVPFVQFLQQFLDLKEPELEVNAKGIKVTGAAVKQATQRHEAIEDALKGLPAAFAYLDIDTEIMLAPLSQEKATRSNPQFIPASLDIQIKDRMRATHSYTSLTKNLKRTASASEPEDDQSDAETLLWEDNETPAVVTALTLKGGKSLGLLLHQLFEEKDFSIASIDKETFLTNETIHHQFHTIAQQHFHTKWIERNLAIVKEIFWQSLNVPMPHSRQPLHQLDRLRQSKELSFRLFLREKVTFNLNEINYTLKQGLLTGFIDLFFEDAGKFYIIDWKSSNLGESLAHYTQERMQAEMHQQHFTLQYHIYLLAITYYVQMSQRTFSYDQIGGVYYLFCRGIQADQGHQHGVLLLKPTQAEFEAFQHAFSRAIQLQPVPEGG; this is encoded by the coding sequence ATGAGTAAGAATTCTTATGTCGACTTAGACCTCACCCAGCCCGCCGCCCTCAACGCATCTGCCGGCACGGGCAAGACCTACAGCCTTATCCGCCTTGCGCTCCTCTACCTGCTAAAGAAGGATAATCCCCCCACTATCCAGCAGATTCTCCTAGTTACCTTCACCAACAAGGCCACCGCCGAGCTTCGCCATCGCCTGCGTGAGTTGCTCAAAGGTCTGCTCCACCCCAGCGACGAGACCGAACTAAAACAGTTTTGTGAGGAGCATCGCGCCTTTTTGGAGCGTGAGGACTACCATATCGAGAACGACCGACCCGAAATCAGAGAGTGCCTCGAGCGTGCCTATGCCAATCTCGACGAAGCGCCGATCTACACCATCCACAGTTTTTGTCAATATTTATTGCGCGCCTATCCCTTTGAGAGTAGACAGAATTTTCACTTTGCGCTGGTCAACAACCAAGCCATTCTCGAGCAACTGCTCTACGACTTCTTTCGCCAGCAAGAGCAAGCCATCAATCCACGCATCCACCTTGCCTATCGTTGTTACACCCGTTCTTACAAATTTTTCAAGAACGACCTCGAGAAGCTACTCCTTGAAAAGTCAGAGCGATACGAAGATAGTCCCCTCATCCAAGCGCTCAAGGAGGAGCTTCGCACCAATCTCATCCACCCCGATCCAGACGAGCGCAATCGGGTATGGGAGATCTATCAAGCCTATCAACAAGGTAACCATGAACTCAACGCCATAGTGGAGGCGCTCCGTGCCACGGCTATCCCACCCACAGAAGAAGATAATAAAGTGCTATGGCAGGAGCTTAAACGCATCGATCCGCGCGATCTCTACGCCCTAATGGACATCCTCGCGCAAATCCCACCCAAAAGTAAGGGAGATTTTACTACGTTAATCGATCAACTCGCAAAGCTTAATCTCTATCACCTAGAAAATGGTAAAAAATCAAAAATTCCCTTCTTTAACGCGATGAAGGCGACGTTGCTTGCCGAGATTGTCGATTTTATCCAGAAAAAGCACCCGCAGCAACGCCAAGAGCAGGCGCAGTTGCGTTTTAATGATTTGATCGACGATGTTTATCAACTGCTTGCCCATGAGCAGGCCAATGAATCATTTGTTAGCGCGATTCGTCGCAATTTTCGCGTGGCGCTCATTGACGAATTTCAAGATACCGACCACAAGCAGTGGGCAATCTTTAAGCGCCTCTTTAGCCCCAGCCCCAACCCCAACGATCCGACAGACCACACCTATCTGCTCATTGGCGACCCCAAGCAGTCGATCTACCGTTTTCGCGGGGCGAACCTTCAAACCTATCTCACCGCGATGCAGAGCGTTCCACAAGATAATATCTGTACGCTTGCCAACAACTATCGCTCTAATGCACAGGTTATCAAGGCGATTAACCAACTCTTTGCGCCCCTCTTTTGCGAGCAAGATTACGCATCCGTCAACGCAGAAAACAAAGAAGCGCTCATGCTTATGAAAAACGACAAACCCTGCACCGCAGGCATCACCTTGCTTACACCTACCCTAGCTGCGGAGGCAAAGCCTATCGGCAGTAAAGAGAGCATTAGAGCGACGGCGCAAGAACTCCTCGTGCAACAGATTCATACCCTGCTCGATCCTGCCAATGGCTACGAGCTCTACAACCCCAAGACACAAAAATCACGAAAATTAGAGCCCAGCGACATCGCCTGTCTCACCGAGACCCACAAGGAGGGGAGCGATCTTAAAGAGGCGCTCTATCGTCTCAATATTCATGCCGTCAACATCTCCAACCAGAGCCTCTTTGCCAGCCAAGAGTTTCTCTTTTTGCAACTCTTCCTCCAAGCGCTCATCGCTTTACACGCCAAGGGTACCGCGGTAAATGAGTTCTTCTACCATCACTTCCTCCACACCTTCCGCCAAAAGCATCCGCAAGATGGCTACGCGCGTCTGGTAGGCAAGCTCGAAACGGCAAAGGCGTTGCTCCAAAAGCACTCGATCTTGCGCGCCTTCGATCAGATCTTAACAAAATGTGATATCATGCGCTCCCAGCTCGCCCAGCCCTACGACGGCGAACGTTTCTTTATTAATATTCGCCACCTCGAGGATCTCCTCATCGACATTGGCAGAAGTACCGCGCTCACCAACCCAACGGCGATTCTCCACGCCCTCCAAGCGATGATTGACAAAGCCGAAGCCCAAGACGAGAGCAATAATGAAAAGACCTTGCGTCTGGAGCACGACGAAAATGCCCTACAAATCCTCACCGCGCACAAAGCCAAAGGCCTTGAGTTCCCCATCGTCTTTAGCCTCGTAGGCATCACCAATCTAAACGAAATAAAAAGCAAGCCATCGCTCGCCTACATGGACGAACAGGGCAAGCAAGGCTATCGCTACGGCATCGACGCAACCTTTGTCCAGATGCACACCCAACAAGAACTCGACGAAAAAAAACGCCTCTTTTACGTTGCCTGCACCCGCGCCCAGAGCCACCTCTACCTACCCTATCTCTTTGTAAAAGATCCCGTGCCCTTTGTGCAATTTTTGCAACAATTTTTAGATCTAAAGGAACCCGAACTAGAAGTAAATGCCAAAGGAATAAAAGTAACCGGCGCTGCTGTAAAACAGGCTACGCAACGTCATGAAGCAATAGAAGATGCCCTTAAGGGACTCCCCGCTGCCTTTGCCTATCTTGATATCGATACGGAGATAATGCTCGCGCCTCTGTCGCAAGAAAAAGCGACACGATCCAATCCGCAATTTATCCCTGCCTCGCTAGATATCCAGATAAAAGATCGCATGCGCGCAACCCATAGCTACACCTCGCTCACCAAAAACCTCAAGCGTACCGCTAGTGCTAGCGAACCTGAAGATGATCAGAGCGATGCCGAAACATTGCTGTGGGAGGATAACGAGACCCCAGCCGTTGTTACCGCGCTCACCCTTAAAGGCGGAAAGAGTCTGGGGTTGCTTCTTCATCAACTCTTTGAAGAGAAAGATTTTAGCATCGCAAGTATCGACAAAGAAACCTTCCTCACCAACGAGACGATCCACCACCAATTCCACACCATCGCCCAGCAACACTTCCACACCAAGTGGATAGAGCGAAATCTTGCCATCGTTAAAGAGATCTTTTGGCAGAGCCTCAATGTGCCGATGCCTCACTCGCGCCAACCGCTTCACCAACTCGATCGCCTGCGCCAAAGCAAAGAGCTTTCCTTTCGTCTCTTTTTACGCGAAAAGGTAACCTTCAACCTTAATGAGATCAATTACACCCTCAAGCAGGGCCTCCTCACGGGCTTTATCGATCTCTTTTTTGAGGATGCAGGTAAATTCTATATCATCGACTGGAAGAGCTCCAACCTCGGCGAGAGCCTAGCGCACTACACCCAAGAGCGCATGCAAGCCGAAATGCATCAGCAACACTTTACACTACAGTACCACATCTACCTACTGGCTATCACCTACTACGTGCAGATGAGCCAGCGCACCTTTAGCTACGACCAAATCGGTGGGGTATACTATCTCTTTTGCCGAGGCATCCAAGCCGATCAGGGGCATCAACACGGCGTGCTTCTGCTTAAACCCACACAAGCCGAATTCGAAGCATTTCAACACGCCTTTTCTCGCGCTATCCAACTACAGCCTGTACCTGAAGGAGGATAA
- the infA gene encoding translation initiation factor IF-1 — MSQKEEAIEVEGVVTDALPNTNFKVKLDNGHVVMTYLSGRMRKHYIRIVPGDRVKVALSPYDLTQGRIIFRER; from the coding sequence TTGTCGCAAAAAGAAGAAGCAATTGAGGTAGAGGGTGTCGTAACCGATGCACTGCCGAATACCAATTTTAAAGTTAAGCTCGATAATGGGCACGTTGTGATGACCTATCTCTCGGGGCGTATGCGCAAGCACTATATTCGTATTGTTCCCGGTGATCGGGTGAAGGTGGCGCTATCTCCTTACGACTTGACACAAGGTCGCATCATTTTCCGCGAACGTTAG
- a CDS encoding ABC-F family ATP-binding cassette domain-containing protein: protein MAFLQVSSLSLAFGERVILDKVAFTLAPMSKAALVGINGAGKSTLMKVLTGGLSPDDGEIVLSKGAKLAYMAQSSKVEAEATLWQQVEHAYDDWFAYEARAHALMELGDEESLQEASALHDRLAHSSFYQRTSLIDATLRGLGFKESDFIKQVKHFSSGWQMRIALAQVLLSEPDILLLDEPSNFLDTETSVWLMDWLKRFSGGLLLVSHDRYFLEQVTNETLELFNGALKRYAGSYSQYEVRRAQELEQLMKLRQQQEERLAQIEDFARKFRASPSKASLVQSRLREAEKIREQLPSLPETTKQMRIVLPKPPHAGERVLYLEDLQKSYNDRLIFSDLTLLVEKGERLAITGLNGAGKSTLMRILSGVEKADSGYLKWGSGVEIGYFSEDTHQPFMGKSVLEEMESQAPLHLQPEVRNILGAFLFNGDAVYKPISVLSGGEKARLLLARLFLKPFNLLILDEPTNHLDLQSKDLLLRALKEYRGTLIFVSHDRYFNEQLATSVLHMQAEPRYYPGDYGYYLDQWAKGGTGQLMRAKQEQSLLKAIKEEPKVITNSQQERLQNKAQAAKVRKLKRQEEELLLQIAEQEDTLAQKQAMLADEVVYRDVGRLKEVQAEIASLEASLETLYESWQSITQELERDT from the coding sequence ATGGCATTTTTACAAGTCTCTTCGTTGTCGCTTGCTTTTGGCGAGCGGGTAATTTTAGATAAGGTTGCCTTTACCTTAGCGCCGATGAGTAAGGCAGCGTTGGTAGGGATTAATGGTGCGGGAAAGTCGACATTGATGAAGGTGTTGACAGGTGGTCTTAGCCCTGATGATGGGGAGATCGTCTTAAGTAAGGGAGCAAAGCTCGCCTACATGGCACAGAGCAGTAAGGTGGAGGCGGAGGCGACGCTCTGGCAACAGGTAGAGCATGCCTATGATGATTGGTTTGCTTACGAGGCGCGCGCCCATGCATTGATGGAGCTTGGCGATGAAGAGAGTCTGCAAGAGGCTAGCGCTCTACACGATCGCTTGGCGCATAGTTCATTTTATCAACGCACCTCGCTTATCGATGCTACGTTACGTGGACTTGGGTTCAAGGAGAGCGACTTTATTAAGCAGGTGAAGCACTTCTCCTCGGGCTGGCAGATGCGTATTGCCTTGGCGCAGGTGCTCTTGAGTGAGCCGGATATTCTCCTTCTTGATGAGCCGTCGAACTTTTTGGACACTGAGACCTCTGTGTGGTTGATGGATTGGTTGAAGCGGTTCAGCGGTGGTCTGCTCTTGGTGAGCCACGATCGCTACTTTTTGGAGCAAGTTACCAATGAGACGTTGGAGCTTTTTAATGGGGCGCTCAAGCGATATGCAGGATCGTATAGCCAGTACGAGGTGCGTCGGGCGCAGGAGTTGGAACAATTAATGAAGTTGCGTCAACAGCAAGAGGAGCGTCTGGCCCAGATTGAGGATTTTGCGCGCAAATTTCGGGCGAGTCCTAGTAAAGCGAGCTTGGTACAGTCGCGCTTACGTGAGGCCGAAAAGATCCGAGAACAGCTTCCCTCCCTGCCAGAAACCACCAAACAGATGCGTATTGTTCTGCCCAAGCCTCCGCATGCTGGCGAGCGGGTGCTCTATTTGGAAGATCTCCAAAAGAGTTACAACGATCGTCTCATTTTTAGCGATCTGACGCTCTTGGTGGAGAAGGGCGAACGCTTGGCGATTACGGGTCTCAATGGTGCGGGTAAGTCTACCTTGATGCGTATCTTGAGTGGCGTGGAGAAGGCCGATAGTGGCTATCTCAAGTGGGGCAGTGGTGTGGAGATTGGCTACTTTAGCGAGGATACGCACCAGCCCTTTATGGGTAAGAGCGTTTTGGAGGAGATGGAGAGCCAAGCGCCGCTGCACCTACAGCCGGAGGTACGTAATATCTTGGGGGCGTTTCTCTTTAATGGCGATGCGGTCTACAAGCCGATTTCGGTACTCTCGGGTGGCGAGAAGGCGCGCTTATTGTTGGCAAGGCTCTTTTTAAAACCGTTCAATTTACTTATTTTAGATGAACCGACCAACCATTTAGATCTCCAGTCCAAGGATCTCTTACTTCGTGCCTTGAAGGAGTATCGTGGAACGTTGATCTTTGTCAGCCACGATCGCTACTTTAATGAGCAGTTGGCAACGTCGGTATTGCACATGCAGGCAGAGCCTCGATACTATCCGGGGGATTACGGCTACTACTTGGATCAATGGGCAAAGGGCGGTACGGGTCAATTGATGCGCGCCAAGCAGGAGCAGTCGCTTCTCAAGGCGATTAAAGAAGAGCCCAAGGTCATCACCAACTCGCAACAGGAGCGCTTACAGAATAAGGCACAAGCGGCCAAGGTGCGTAAATTGAAGCGTCAGGAAGAAGAGCTTCTTCTTCAGATAGCCGAACAAGAGGATACTTTGGCGCAGAAGCAGGCGATGCTTGCCGATGAGGTGGTCTATCGCGATGTGGGGCGTTTAAAAGAGGTGCAAGCCGAGATTGCATCGTTAGAGGCATCGTTAGAGACACTATACGAGAGCTGGCAAAGCATCACGCAGGAGCTAGAGAGGGATACTTAG